Part of the Deinococcus roseus genome, CTCGAAACGCTGGCGCTGGTCCAGGGCATCGTTCAGTTCACTGAAGGCATTGGCCAGCTCGAAGCCCATCCCGAACAGCTCGAAGCGCTCGGTGACCCCTTCCAGGGTGCGGTGTTTTTTCGCCAGCGGGCTGATCACCAGCGGATGGTGAATCACGAAAGTGGGGTTGATCAGTCCGGGCTCGACGTACTCCCCGAAAAGCTTGTCCAGCAGCTTGTAATCCGGAACTTTCTTCCACTGGGGGTAGCGGGCATCGCAGAATTCGCGCAGTCTGGGCAGATCCAGGGGATCGAAGTCCAGGTCCGGCACTTTTTCTTTCAGGCTGCCCACGTAATCCACACGGTCAAAAGGCGCAGACCAGTTGACCTGTTTGCCGTAAATCTCGAATTCGGTGCTGCCTTTGACAGAGAGGGCCAGGGCAGAGAACAAATCCTCCACGAGTTTCATGATGTCCTCGTAGTCCACGTAGGCCCAGTAAAGCTCCAGCATGGAGAATTCGGGGTTGTGGGTCTGGTCGATGCCCTCGTTGCGGTACACCCGACCAATCTCGTAAACCCGCTCAAAACCGCCCACCAGCAGGCGCTTGAGGTGCAGTTCCAGCGCAATGCGCAGGAAGAAATCATGCGATAAGGCATTGTGGTGGGTCACGAAGGGTTTGGCCTCGGTGCCTCCAGCAATGGCCTGGATGGTGGGGCCTTCCACCTCCATGAAATCCCGGTCGTCCAGAAAGTTGCGAATGAAACGCACGATTCTGGAGCGCAGCTTGAAGTTCTCCTTGACCTCGGGGTTGGTCATCAGGTCCAGGTAGCGCTGGCGGTAACGCATTTCGATGTCCTGCAGACCGTGGTATTTGTCTGGCAGGGGGTGCAGGCTCTTGACCAGGGGCTGCCAGTCGGTGACGTGCAGGGTCAGCTGTCCGGTCTTGGTGACAAAGGGGTGGCCTTTGACCCCAATGATGTCTCCGAGGTCCAGGTGCTTGATGCCCGCAAAGTTGGGAATGTCTTTGCCAAAGTACAGCTGGATTTTGCCCTGTTCGTCATGCAGGTCTGCAAAAGCCACCTTGCCCATGAAACGGATGGTCATCAGGC contains:
- the lysS gene encoding lysine--tRNA ligase, which gives rise to MSQEMHEQTVARLKNQQALIEMGFEAYPYTYPQTHHTQDILKKHIEGEPGQKWAEDHYALAGRLMTIRFMGKVAFADLHDEQGKIQLYFGKDIPNFAGIKHLDLGDIIGVKGHPFVTKTGQLTLHVTDWQPLVKSLHPLPDKYHGLQDIEMRYRQRYLDLMTNPEVKENFKLRSRIVRFIRNFLDDRDFMEVEGPTIQAIAGGTEAKPFVTHHNALSHDFFLRIALELHLKRLLVGGFERVYEIGRVYRNEGIDQTHNPEFSMLELYWAYVDYEDIMKLVEDLFSALALSVKGSTEFEIYGKQVNWSAPFDRVDYVGSLKEKVPDLDFDPLDLPRLREFCDARYPQWKKVPDYKLLDKLFGEYVEPGLINPTFVIHHPLVISPLAKKHRTLEGVTERFELFGMGFELANAFSELNDALDQRQRFESQTRRREAGDDEAHEQDEDFLTALEYGMPPAGGLGIGIDRLVMLLTDKESIRDVLLFPLMKPEKARPQQDAPTDPAETAETEV